The DNA segment CTAATTCTGGAGCAGGGAGATATTCTTCCCTGCACTCCGGGCAAATAAGTCGAACAAGCCGCTGGGCTAATATTCCAATTACCGACGAGGAAATCAGAAAATCCTCAACTCCCATATCATGGAGTCGGGTAATAGCACTTGCGGCATCATTGGTATGTAATGTTGAGAAAACTAAATGGCCCGTCAAAGCCGCCTGAACAGCTACCTCAGCCGTCTCTAAATCCCTTATCTCACCAACCATCATAATATCCGGGTCTTGCCTTAACATTGACCGCAATCCTTGAGCAAACCCAAAGTTTATTTTAGGTTTTACCTGCAATTGATTTATTCGCTTTATTTGATACTCAACCGGGTCTTCAATGGTAATAATTTTTTTCTCAGTTGAATTAATGCGGTTTAATGTCGCATACAGGGTTGTGGTTTTACCTGAACCAGTAGGACCTGTAACTAAAATAATTCCATTTGGTCTATGGATTAATTTTTTAAATTGTTCAAGTATTGTTTCCTCAAATCCTAAGTCTTCTAATTCCAATAAAATACTTTCTTTTTCAAGTATTCTAAGAACTAAACTTTCGCCATAGAGTGTAGGTAATGTTGCGACACGAATATCAATTTGTTTGCCACCAACCTTAAGTTGTATTCGACCGTCTTGTGGTAATCTTCGTTCTGCAATGTTCATCTCAGCCATAAGTTTGATTCTTGAGATAATAGCCGGATAAAGCCATTTAGGTGGAGGAGCGGTATCATACAACACACCATCTATTCTATATCTCACCACCATTTCATCTTCAAAACATTCAATATGAATATCACTGGCTCTTTTTTTAATTGCCTCCATGATGATT comes from the bacterium genome and includes:
- the gspE gene encoding type II secretion system ATPase GspE; translation: MNLTHEIPIVNILSLEIPQEVIKKLPAKFVNRYRLIPIKMDNNTLTIATADPLEIHILDDIGLLLGCKIEVVFSSQDEIDQALQKYYGTGAQTVEDIISGIKEKKISDQDKETTADLESLAHEAPVIKLVNLIIMEAIKKRASDIHIECFEDEMVVRYRIDGVLYDTAPPPKWLYPAIISRIKLMAEMNIAERRLPQDGRIQLKVGGKQIDIRVATLPTLYGESLVLRILEKESILLELEDLGFEETILEQFKKLIHRPNGIILVTGPTGSGKTTTLYATLNRINSTEKKIITIEDPVEYQIKRINQLQVKPKINFGFAQGLRSMLRQDPDIMMVGEIRDLETAEVAVQAALTGHLVFSTLHTNDAASAITRLHDMGVEDFLISSSVIGILAQRLVRLICPECREEYLPAPELVKEFHSKTLLKGRGCEKCNYSAFKGRIGIFELLLINDELQELILQKTNAHKIKELAIKSGMKTMQEDGFQKVQRGVTTVEEVLRVVQEE